One Luteitalea sp. genomic window carries:
- a CDS encoding sulfatase-like hydrolase/transferase: MPRAAASPAARRAGGSPTGAERPRKPNVITVFIDDMGWSDLSSFGGDEVRTENIDRLAAEGIRFTNFYVNAPICSPSRVALTTGQYPQRWRITSFLSNRQANDERRMAQWLDPRAPVLPRALNLAGYATGHFGKWHMGGQRDVGNAPLIARYGFDRSLTNFEGLGPRVLPLKDAYDGQPPAKHDLGSGTLGHGPIRWEDRSEVTAAFVKDALTFVDRAQAMGQPFYLNLWPDDVHSPFFPPRALRDATDGSKRALYYAVLDAMDQQLGALFDRVRNDEQLRDNTLIVIASDNGPEPGAGISVPLRGTKSWLYEGGVRSPLVVWGPGLLASDAAGTNDTSILSALDLNRSLYTLTDTPLPEGARLDGENVLDTLLGRSNESRKAPIFWRRPPDRPGTNEAPNPDLAVRDGKWKFYSSYDGTAPQLYDLSTDISESKNLAEQQPDVVARLKKAVLQWNVELPADAGGSRRSL; this comes from the coding sequence ATGCCTCGTGCGGCGGCGAGTCCTGCGGCCCGGCGGGCCGGAGGTAGTCCGACAGGCGCCGAGCGTCCGCGCAAGCCGAATGTCATCACCGTGTTCATCGACGACATGGGCTGGTCCGACCTGTCTTCGTTTGGTGGTGACGAGGTGAGAACGGAGAACATCGACCGGCTCGCCGCCGAGGGCATCCGCTTCACCAACTTCTACGTCAATGCACCGATCTGCTCACCTTCGCGGGTTGCGCTGACGACCGGCCAGTATCCCCAGCGCTGGCGGATCACGTCCTTTCTCTCCAATCGCCAGGCCAACGACGAGCGGCGCATGGCCCAGTGGCTCGACCCGCGGGCGCCCGTGCTGCCGCGCGCGTTGAACCTCGCCGGCTACGCCACCGGTCATTTCGGCAAGTGGCACATGGGCGGGCAGCGCGACGTCGGCAACGCGCCGCTCATCGCGCGCTATGGGTTCGATCGCAGTCTCACCAACTTCGAGGGGCTCGGTCCGCGAGTCCTGCCGTTGAAGGATGCGTACGACGGCCAGCCGCCTGCGAAGCATGATCTCGGTTCCGGTACCCTCGGGCACGGCCCCATCCGGTGGGAGGACCGCTCGGAGGTGACCGCCGCGTTTGTGAAGGACGCGCTGACGTTTGTCGATCGCGCGCAGGCGATGGGTCAGCCGTTCTATCTGAATCTCTGGCCGGACGACGTCCACTCGCCGTTCTTCCCGCCAAGAGCTCTGCGCGATGCCACCGATGGAAGCAAGCGCGCTTTGTACTACGCTGTGCTCGACGCCATGGACCAACAGCTCGGCGCCCTGTTCGATCGCGTGCGCAACGATGAGCAGCTCAGAGACAACACCCTGATCGTCATCGCCTCCGACAACGGCCCCGAACCGGGTGCGGGGATCTCCGTTCCGCTGCGCGGCACCAAGAGCTGGCTCTACGAAGGCGGGGTGCGATCTCCGCTGGTGGTGTGGGGACCGGGCCTGCTTGCGTCAGACGCCGCAGGCACCAACGACACGTCGATTCTGAGCGCGCTCGATCTGAATCGCTCTCTCTATACCCTGACCGATACGCCGCTACCGGAGGGTGCCAGACTGGATGGCGAAAACGTGCTCGACACGCTGCTTGGACGCTCGAACGAGAGCCGCAAGGCGCCGATTTTCTGGCGGCGCCCTCCCGATCGCCCGGGCACGAACGAAGCACCCAATCCCGACCTCGCCGTCCGGGATGGAAAGTGGAAGTTCTACTCGAGCTATGACGGCACGGCGCCGCAGCTCTACGACCTGAGCACCGATATTAGCGAGTCAAAGAACTTGGCGGAGCAGCAGCCCGACGTCGTCGCGCGGCTGAAGAAGGCCGTGCTGCAGTGG
- a CDS encoding DUF104 domain-containing protein, whose product MAPSQRTISRKRCTFCAAASLHRLHGDVPDLTIRSATVQAAPATARLIALPAQTMCLVGVAASMGAHTSAPKLRIIAVNKRWRATIAALQRALASRSHAKIWRRWRTTVKAIYENGVFKPQEPVNLDEHTEVDVVIPAAATTDADDPTGWKAAETLIGFIDDAPPDMAEHHNRYLYGPSDV is encoded by the coding sequence ATGGCGCCATCGCAACGGACGATATCGAGGAAGCGCTGCACCTTTTGCGCAGCTGCTTCTCTGCACAGGCTTCACGGCGACGTGCCTGATTTGACAATCAGGTCGGCCACAGTCCAAGCCGCCCCGGCGACGGCGAGATTGATCGCGTTGCCCGCCCAGACCATGTGCTTGGTCGGGGTGGCGGCGAGTATGGGAGCCCACACGAGCGCTCCAAAGCTGAGAATCATCGCTGTCAACAAGCGGTGGCGCGCAACGATCGCTGCGCTGCAGCGAGCCCTGGCGTCTCGGTCGCATGCTAAAATATGGCGGAGGTGGAGAACGACCGTGAAAGCGATATACGAGAACGGCGTGTTCAAGCCCCAAGAACCAGTCAATCTCGACGAACACACCGAGGTTGACGTGGTCATTCCTGCTGCCGCCACGACGGACGCTGATGATCCCACGGGATGGAAGGCTGCGGAAACGCTGATCGGCTTCATCGATGATGCGCCGCCCGACATGGCTGAACACCACAATCGGTATCTGTACGGCCCATCCGACGTGTGA
- a CDS encoding aminotransferase class I/II-fold pyridoxal phosphate-dependent enzyme codes for MDVHVNLVGRKDLSGEIYRQLRRAIGDGRLRPGDVLPPTRHLARRLSVSRMTVTVAYDRLAAEGFVTSRVGAGTFVSEHAARRGAAMNRPGDGVLRARQVWESISFPATVFIRPPRYDFRTGLPDVRLFPHRTWRRLVGRSLRDTGRVGVYQHPAGCPGLRAAIARHVGVSRGVTATSDDVTITNGTQQALDVLARVLLGPGDRIAVEDPGYGAPRRLFQSLGLQVMGVPVDRDGIVVNAIPRRVRAVYVTPSHQYPLGVCMTLARRQALLTWAERNNAAIIEDDYDSEFRFGGRPLEALQSLDTSGRVIYVGSFSKTMLPTLRLGFIVTPPSLSSAVQKAKYVSDWHTPTLVQAALARFIDEGGYARHIRRASTAYRARHEMIAATLTRDFANHLELLPSSTGLHLTALVPRFTSEQILAVHARAADRGVVFQPLSMFAVGDTPLAGVVLGYGAIATDDIEEALHLLRSCFSAQASRRRA; via the coding sequence ATGGACGTTCACGTCAATCTCGTCGGCAGGAAGGATTTGAGCGGTGAAATCTATCGTCAACTACGGCGTGCCATCGGCGACGGGCGCCTTCGCCCCGGAGACGTGCTGCCGCCGACGCGACACCTCGCGCGGCGGCTCTCGGTGTCGCGGATGACCGTCACCGTCGCGTACGACAGGCTCGCGGCCGAAGGGTTCGTGACGTCGCGTGTCGGGGCCGGAACGTTCGTCAGCGAACACGCCGCCCGTCGTGGCGCCGCGATGAACCGCCCCGGTGACGGCGTTCTCCGCGCGCGCCAGGTCTGGGAATCAATCAGCTTCCCCGCCACCGTGTTCATCAGACCTCCACGCTACGACTTCCGCACAGGCCTCCCCGACGTCCGCCTGTTCCCTCATAGGACGTGGAGACGGCTGGTTGGGCGTTCGTTGCGGGACACTGGACGTGTGGGCGTCTACCAGCATCCTGCTGGCTGCCCCGGCCTTCGAGCTGCCATTGCGCGGCATGTGGGTGTCTCGCGAGGTGTGACCGCCACGTCCGACGACGTCACGATCACCAACGGGACTCAGCAGGCGCTGGATGTCCTCGCCCGTGTCCTCCTGGGGCCCGGGGATCGAATCGCGGTCGAGGACCCCGGCTACGGAGCGCCGAGGCGCTTGTTTCAATCGCTCGGTCTGCAGGTGATGGGCGTGCCCGTCGACCGCGACGGCATCGTGGTGAATGCGATCCCGCGTCGAGTCCGGGCGGTGTACGTGACACCGTCGCATCAGTACCCGCTCGGCGTCTGCATGACACTGGCGCGACGTCAAGCGCTTCTCACCTGGGCGGAACGGAACAACGCGGCGATCATCGAGGACGATTACGACAGCGAGTTTCGGTTCGGCGGGCGCCCGCTGGAAGCGCTCCAGAGCCTCGATACCAGTGGTCGCGTCATCTATGTGGGGTCGTTCTCCAAGACGATGCTGCCGACGCTGCGGCTTGGCTTCATCGTGACGCCGCCATCGCTCAGTTCAGCGGTGCAAAAGGCCAAATACGTCAGCGATTGGCACACGCCGACCTTGGTGCAGGCGGCGCTCGCCCGGTTCATCGATGAGGGCGGCTATGCTCGCCACATCCGGCGAGCCAGCACCGCGTATCGGGCACGCCACGAGATGATAGCCGCCACGTTGACCCGGGACTTCGCGAATCATCTGGAGCTGCTCCCCTCGAGCACCGGATTGCACTTGACTGCACTCGTCCCCCGTTTCACGTCCGAACAGATTCTCGCCGTGCACGCCCGCGCGGCCGACAGGGGTGTCGTGTTTCAACCGTTGTCGATGTTTGCGGTCGGCGATACACCGTTGGCAGGCGTCGTCCTCGGATATGGCGCCATCGCAACGGACGATATCGAGGAAGCGCTGCACCTTTTGCGCAGCTGCTTCTCTGCACAGGCTTCACGGCGACGTGCCTGA